In Hydractinia symbiolongicarpus strain clone_291-10 chromosome 4, HSymV2.1, whole genome shotgun sequence, the following proteins share a genomic window:
- the LOC130641810 gene encoding guanylate kinase-like isoform X4, which yields MFGLGTISLLGRSKICRGFQRGVATMEKLRPIVLSGPSGCGKSTIIKKLMTEYPSRFGFSVSHTTRKPRPGEIDGKDYHYTTVEKMTKQIENGEFLEHAVFSSNKYGTSKKAVQDVLNNGRICIMDIDSQGVKNIKSLNFDCLLVFVKPPTIEELVSDISICYIM from the exons ATGTTTGGCTTGGGCACTATATCTCTGTTGGGGCGATCAAAAATTTGTAGAGGTTTTCAAAGAGGAG tagcAACAATGGAAAAACTGAGACCAATTGTTCTCTCTGGTCCAAGTGGATGTGGTAAATCCactatcattaaaaaattaatgactGAATACCCTTCCAGATTTGGATTCAGTGTATCAC ATACTACGAGAAAACCAAGACCAGGCGAAATCGATGGAAAAG ACTATCACTACACCACTGTAGAAAAGATGACTAAGCAAATTGAAAATGGGGAATTTTTAGAGCATGCTGTGTTTAGTAGTAATAAATACGGCACCAG TAAAAAGGCTGTGCAAGATGTTTTGAATAATGGTAGAATATGTATAATGGATATCGATTCTCAG GgtgtaaaaaatatcaaaagtcTAAATTTTGATTGTCTACTCGTATTTGTCAAACCACCTACAATTGAAGAATTGGTAAGTGATATTTCTATCTGTTACATTATGTaa
- the LOC130641811 gene encoding uncharacterized protein LOC130641811, which translates to MGMFLMHSALFFVSILTPGYQLSGTRITSPCNVITNFKAESKVNLVGDSKWQNSCPKDRFIQAVYSDIPTAPFIKAKCCRSNVSNRLSWELDLTSLNGGKNVVDKIWNAECERYSVITGFKFAVSQVGVILLRSIRCSVLVNKAINRQACVVLDLSSKVANNEVRYNNTWQHECPAGYGLVGVYSKNSFNRVEKAKCCQIKDVKIKPGVVIDFEKNEDFFVASNAGGINFKLNGNGLFETKRLGRTIKDAKFARLISVGMTVTQAFCLKVTSVNIGRDITIIVYRRTNTSLEKLQEIKSSTRGQRTHHVFIPAANNPAPVSQLVVDVKVWQSLVYLRKFQISDRTSCQVNECKLPNIGCSLHEVCTRTNQFLRCQCEVGYILNELNRCVLSSLAVGHSTPGVTGKKITSLNTTTSTQTTIKSTEKRTLTSKNIVKESYVVSPPLSTWMYSLIGGILGVVLTMLTLCSWILCKKTLETQPQESILTAWTFFTVSPTHYGKEILRSWLKKTHETQKVTEKNLFKLAGSRSGVINMASGERIFTQINQAVSDE; encoded by the exons ATGGGAATGTTTTTGATGC ATTCAGCGTTATTCTTCGTATCGATTTTAACTCCTGGCTATCAATTATCTGGTACAAGAATTACCTCTCCCTGTAATgtaattacaaattttaaagccGAATCAAAAGTGAATTTAGTGGGTGACAGTAAATGGCAAAATAGTTGTCCAAAAGACCGCTTCATACAAGCTGTATACTCGGATATCCCAACGGCTCCATTCATAAAAGCAAAATGTTGCAGAAGTAATGTAAGCAACAGGTTGTCATGGGAACTTGATCTGACATCTTTAAATGGGGGTAAGAATGTGGTGGATAAAATATGGAATGCTGAATGTGAAAGATATTCTGTTATAACAG GCTTCAAATTTGCAGTAAGTCAAGTTGGTGTAATTTTGCTTCGTTCCATACGTTGTTCAGTGTTGGTCAATAAAGCTATCAACCGTCAAGCGTGCGTTGTTTTGGACTTATCGTCAAAAGTTGCAAATAACGAAGTGCGCTATAATAATACATGGCAGCATGAATGTCCAGCTGGGTACGGACTTGTTGGAGTGTACAGCAAAAACAGTTTTAATAGAGTAGAAAAAGCGAAGTGTTGTCAAATAAAAG ACGTGAAAATCAAACCAGGAGTTGTTATTGATTTCGAGAAGAACGAAGATTTTTTCGTAGCAAGTAATGCTGGAGGAATTAATTTTAAACTAAACG GAAATGGATTATTTGAAACAAAACGTCTAGGAAGAACAATTAAAGACGCGAAATTTGCTCGCTTAATTTCAGTGGGAATGACTGTCACTCAagcgttttgtttaaaagttacatCAGTTAATATTGGCCGAGATATAACAATTATCGTGTATAGAAGAACTAACACAAGTTTGGAAAAACTACAGGAAATCAAATCCTCAACACGTGGACAGAGAACTCATCATGTTTTTATCCCAGCAGCAAATAATCCTGCTCCAGTCTCACAG CTTGTTGTCGATGTAAAAGTCTGGCAAAGTTTGGTTTAtttgagaaagtttcaaatttcaGATAGAACATCGTGTCAAG ttaATGAGTGCAAGTTGCCCAATATTGGGTGTTCCTTGCACGAGGTTTGTACAAGGACTAACCAGTTCCTCAGATGTCAATGTGAAGTTGGCTACATCCTGAATGAATTGAATAGATGCGTGCTATCGTCACTTGCGGTGGGACACTCCACCCCAGGTGttacaggaaaaaaaataacatcactAAACACCACAACATCAACACAAACAACGATCAAATCAACGGAGAAACGCACGTTGACTTCAAAAAATATTGTGAAGGAGAGCTATGTAGTATCTCCCCCTTTGTCAACCTGGATGTACTCTCTCATCGGTGGAATACTTGGTGTTGTATTGACAATGCTTACATTATGCAGTTGGATTTTATGTAAGAAAACTTTGGAAACACAACCACAGGAG agTATCTTAACTGCTTGGACGTTCTTTACTGTATCGCCTACGCATTATGGTAAAGAAATATTACGCAGCTGGTTAAAGAAGACACACGAAACACAA aaagtcacgGAAAAGAATTTGTTTAAACTTGCCGGTAGCCGATCAGGAGTTATAAACATGGCTTCTGGTGAAAGAATCTTTACACAAATTAATCAAGCTGTATCCGATGAGTAG
- the LOC130641815 gene encoding uncharacterized protein LOC130641815 — MDIFLTSRFFFILILLAGCQTLFKRFPSKKKITSPCNVIENFKAESKVNLVGDSKWQNSCPEDRFMQAVYSDIPTSPFIKAKCCRSNLSHWLSWELDLTFLNDGENVVEKIWNAECERYSVITGFKFAVSQVGVSLLRSIRCSVLVNKAINRQACVVLDLSSKVAKNEVRYNNTWQHECPAGYGLVGVYSKNSFNRVEKAKCCQIRNASFRLGDVFHFNKNVNQFIRSDVGGLTFKVNGTYLVMDQQNSIKNIKFARLLSVGMTINKAFCLNITSVSIGLDITIILHRRTNTTLEKIQEIKSSRQKGETSHIVFFKAKKGVNIMSQIIMDVRIWRGTFYLHEIKILSEAQCKVDKCRAPNIGCNKNEICVPLKGYLECVCPDNYLLDDSGHCINKNTTFTGCPTSGTSRNNNSSQKDASTTRSTFKLSTKPTTGNSQKTTTKEKVLKKRITESPTISPWVYSVAGGACGIIFVVIVLGGCLCYRRTLEVKHRRRGTFEKEMDIVNNTNDRQLLTKQYSMESFVTIGNSTTTLYRPFMQDIGSVEKLSPLSHNGSFISTNGHTRLIDLTTGEPIYTRINRAVTVECPETIEEQPTGLNQNYKELEKETQKDSKLDSTARRASCMTLLHPEYGDSDSDEFEEDNAKKFFIPADDEEELLDELNELTPESLHVSTKILGQGAFGLVKHGRLYSVNGSHDVAVKILKQRSGLEITQADRVKFYQEAAIMSQFDHVNVITLFGVVVGKRPCMVLEYLPRGNLWKYLNKVRRIRQREGITEITRELHCMFLKMARDIVAGMEYLAGLQFVHRDLAARNILLNNVLTCKIADFGLSRHFLKDEHYYTSHGGQIPVKWTAPEALQFKRYSTKSDVWSYGIVLWEIWSLGLRPYETWVNDKVMKEVCEKAYRLPAPAEVPRLLYRLMIDCWHPDTKHRPTFSQLKFCLDHKDDRILGKSSENKLQRTRSVTFSSLDDDIHSIDTSLDDLQNTYCKTE; from the exons atGGATATATTTTTAA cCTCGAGATTCTTCTTTATCTTAATTCTATTAGCTGGTTGTCAAACTTTGTTCAAAAGATTTccctcaaaaaagaaaataacctCTCCCTGCAatgtaattgaaaattttaaagccgAATCAAAAGTGAATTTAGTGGGTGACAGTAAATGGCAAAATAGTTGTCCAGAAGACCGCTTCATGCAAGCTGTATACTCGGATATCCCAACGTCTCCATTCATAAAAGCAAAATGTTGCAGAAGTAATTTAAGCCACTGGTTGTCATGGGAACTTGATCtgacatttttaaatgatggtGAGAATGTGGTAGAAAAAATATGGAATGCTGAATGTGAAAGATATTCTGTTATAACAG GCTTCAAATTTGCAGTAAGTCAAGTTGGTGTAAGTTTGCTTCGTTCCATACGTTGTTCAGTGTTGGTCAATAAAGCTATCAACCGTCAAGCGTGCGTTGTTTTGGATTTATCGTCGAAAGTTGCAAAAAACGAAGTGCGCTATAATAATACATGGCAGCATGAGTGTCCAGCAGGGTACGGACTTGTAGGAGTTTACAGCAAAAACAGTTTCAATAGAGTAGAAAAAGCGAAGTGTTGTCAAATCAGaa ATGCTAGTTTTAGACTTGGAGatgtatttcattttaacaaaaACGTCAATCAATTTATAAGAAGTGATGTGGGAGGGTTGACTTTCAAAGTAAACG GAACGTATCTTGTTATGGATCAACAAAATTcaatcaaaaacataaaatttgctCGCTTACTATCTGTGGGAATGACCATCAACAAAGCTTTTTGTTTGAACATCACATCAGTTAGTATTGGACTCGATATAACAATCATTCTACATAGACGAACTAACACAACCTTggaaaaaatacaagaaatcAAATCGTCAAGACAGAAGGGTGAAACAAGCCACATTGTATTTTTCAAGGCGAAGAAAGGAGTCAATATCATGTCGCAG ATTATCATGGATGTACGTATTTGGAGAGGGACGTTCTACCttcatgaaataaaaattttgagtgAAGCTCAATGTAAAG ttgATAAATGTCGGGCTCCAAATATCGGATGCAATAAAAATGAGATATGCGTACCACTGAAGGGTTACCTAGAGTGCGTCTGTCCCGATAATTATTTGTTGGATGATTCAGGTCACTGTATTAACAAAAATACAACCTTTACTGGCTGCCCTACAAGTGGAACATCAAGAAATAATAACAGTAGCCAAAAAGATGCAAGTACAACAAGATCCACATTTAAATTATCAACAAAACCTACAACAGGTAATtcccaaaaaacaacaacaaaggagaaagttttaaaaaagagaattaCGGAATCTCCAACTATCTCCCCGTGGGTGTACTCCGTCGCAGGCGGTGCATGTGGAATTATTTTTGTAGTGATTGTATTAGGCGGTTGTTTATGCTACAGAAGAACTTTAGAAGTAAAACATCGACGGAGGGGTACGTTCGAGAAAGAAATGGATATCGTAAATAATACGAACGATAGACAATTGCTGACTAAGCAATATTCAATGGAATCATTTGTTACTATTGGTAACAGTACTACCACTTTATATCGACCATTTATGCAAGATATTGGTTCTGTG gaAAAACTATCGCCACTGTCTCATAACGGCTCATTTATATCCACTAATGGACATACTAGACTAATCGACTTAACCACAGGTGAACCAATCTATACACGAATTAACAGAGCAGTAACGGTTGAATGCCCTGAAACAATAGAAGAACAGCCTACTGGTTTGAATCAAAACTACAAAGAGCTTGAGAAAGAAACTCAAAAG GACTCAAAGTTGGATTCCACCGCTCGTCGCGCATCTTGCATGACTCTCCTTCACCCTGAATATGGTGATTCTGACTCGGACGAATTTGAAGAAGACAATGCAAAGAAATTCTTTATACCTGCTGACGATGAAGAAGAGCTGCTAGATGAGTTGAATGAACTTACACCTGAGTCGTTACACGTATCAACGAAGATACTTGGTCAAG GCGCATTCGGTTTGGTAAAACATGGCCGCCTCTACTCTGTAAATGGCTCACATGATGTTGCCGTTAAAATCTTAAAACAACGAAGTGGTCTGGAAATCACGCAAGCTGATCGAGTCAAATTTTACCAAGAAGCTGCCATTATGAGTCAGTTTGATCATGTTAACGTTATAACGTTGTTTGGAGTAGTGGTGGGGAAAAGACCGTGCATGGTATTAGAGTATTTACCGAGAGGCAACCTgtggaaatatttaaataaagttagACGAATTAG GCAACGCGAAGGAATCACAGAAATTACTAGAGAGTTACAttgtatgtttttaaaaatggcgcgAGATATAGTTGCTGGTATGGAATATCTGGCTGGATTACAATTTGTCCATCGCGATCTTGCCGcgagaaatattttgttaaataacGTACTTACATGCAAG ATCGCAGATTTTGGACTATCTAGACATTTCTTAAAAGACGAACACTACTACACAAGTCATGGAGGACAGATACCTGTCAAATGGACTGCGCCTGAG GCACTCCAATTTAAAAGATATTCCACGAAGTCAGATGTATGGAGTTATGGCATAGTATTATGGGAAATATGGTCTTTGGGCTTACGTCCCTACGAAACTTGGGTGAACGATAAA GTGATGAAGGAAGTTTGCGAAAAAGCTTATCGCTTACCAGCACCCGCGGAAGTGCCCCGCTTATTATACAGACTTATGATCGATTGCTG GCATCCAGATACAAAACACAGACCGACATTCTCGCAACTTAAATTTTGTTTGGATCATAAAGACGATCGTATTCTTGGCAAATCATCAGAGAATAAATTGCAGAGGACTCGATCAGTCACCTTTTCAAGTCTAGATGATGACATTCATTCGATTGACACTTCACTTGACGATTTGCAAAACACGTATTGTAAAACAGAATAA